CGCGGCGCTCCACGAAGGGGCCGCCGACGAGCCGAACGGGACGCGCCACGTGGACGTTCCTCCCGACCGGGCGATGCGCGCGGAGGTAGGGGCGTGGAGCGCCGAGGGGAGCTTCGCGGTCTGGGCGCGGAGCGGCTGGCTGCGGACTCCGCCCGAACTCGCCGGGCGGCGCGGCGACGTCGCGCGCGCCGTCCCGCCGAACGTGGACCTGCGGGCGCTCTTGGCCGCGGAGCCGCCCGCGGGGGCCGGGTTCCGCCCCTCGCCGCCGGACGATCCGGCGGAGCGGCTGCGGGCGCGGCTGGCGGCGGCCGCCGTCCACGGCGATCCGGCGGACGACGCGACGCGGGCGGCGGCCCGCGCCGCCGCGGCGCCCCCCGTCGTCGCCGCATCGCGCTCGCTCCCCGTCTCCGCCGCAGCCCCCGCGGGGCCCTGCGGCCCGGCCTTGTCGTCGCCGGTCCGGAGCGCCGCGTCGGGCGCGCCGCCGACCGCGGGCGCCGGCCGCGAAGAGCGGGACGCTTCGGCGGTCATCGCGGACGCGGACGCGCCGCGCGTCGGACCTCCGGCCGCGGAGGACGCCGCGGCCGCGGGGGAGGAGGAGCGCGCGCCGTCCGCGTCGGCGCCGATCCGCCTCGCCCCCTCTTCCGACGCCTTCCTTCCTCCTCCCGACGGAAGCGCGCGTTGAGCCCGCGGCGCGGCGCGCTCGTGCTGATGCTGCACGCCCACCTGCCGTGGGTGCGGCATCCCGAGCACCCGTTCTTCCTCGAGGAACACTGGCTGTTCGAGGCGGTCGTCGAGACCTACCTGCCGCTGCTCGAGTCGTGCCGCGCGATGGTCCGCGACGGCGTGCCGTTCCGGCTGACGGTGGACGTCTCGCCGACGCTCGCCGCGATGCTCGCCGATCCGCTGCTCCGCAAGCGGACGACCGCCTACATCGACCGCCTGCTCGACTTCCTGCCGCGCGAGGCGGAGCGCGCCGCGGGAAACCCCGCGTTGGCGAAGGTCGTGGCGTTCTACCGCGAGCGCCTGACGCGCCTGCGCCGCCTCTACGTCAAGACGCTCGATCGGGACATCCTCGCCGAACTCTCGCGTCTCGCGCGGGACGGCGTGCTCGAACTCGCCGCCTGCCCGGCGACCCACCCGCTGCTGCCGCTGCTGATGGACCGGCCGGCGCTGCTGCGCGGCCAGATCCGCACCGCGGTGCGCGAGCACGAGCGGGTCTTCGGCGTCGCGCCGCGCGGCGTCTGGCTGCCCGAATGCGCCTACGCGCCGCCGCTCGAGCGCTACCTCGCCGAGGCCGACCTGCGCTGGTTCGTCGTGGACGCGCACGCCTTCGACGCCGCGCGTCCGCGCCCCGCCGCGGGCGTGCACGCGCCGCTCTCGACCGAGTACGGCGTCGCCGCGTTCGCGCGGGACATCGACTCGGCGCGGCAGGTCTGGTCGGCGCAGTTCGGCTATCCGGGCGATCCGCTCTACCGCGAGTTCTACCGCGACGCGGGCTGGGACCTGCCCGCCGACTACGTCGCGCCGATCATCGACCCGTCGGGCGAGCGGATGTTCACCGGGCTCAAGTACCACCGCGTGACCGACCGCGCCGGCTCGCGGCGCGAGATCTACGACCCCGACGCGGCGCGGGCCCGCGCCGACCTGCACGCCGGCCACTTCTTCGACGCGCGGGTCGCCGCGGCGCGCGCCCTCGCGGCGCGGCTCGGCCGTCCGCCAGTCGTCGTCTGCCCCTACGACGCGGAGCTGTTCGGCCACTGGTGGTTCGAAGGCCCGTGGTTCCTCGAGCAGGTCGTGCGGAAGATGGCCTACGACCAGGACGAGCTCGAGCTGGCGACCCCCTCCGACGTTCTCGGCCGCGTCCCGGAGCGCTCGGTCGCGTCGCTCGAGGCGAGCTCGTGGGGCGCGGGCGGCTACTTCGAGATGTGGCTCACCCACGCCAACGAGGGACGGCTTCCCGCGCTGGCCGCGGTGGAGGACCGCTTCCTCGCGCTGCTCGCCGAATACGAGGGGCGCGCGCCGTTCGTGGACCGCGTCCTCAAGCAGATGGCGCGCGAGGTGATGCTGGCCGAAGCGTCCGACTGGGCGTTCCTCGCCGCCGCGGGGACCGCGTCGTCGTACGCGCAGAGCCGCTTCCGCGGCCACGTGGACCGCTTCGCCGCGCTCGACCGGATGCTCTCCGAAGGGGCGCTCGACGAGGCGCTCGTCGCGGAGTGCGAGCGGCGCGACCCGCTGTTCCCGTCGCTCGATTTGGCCGACTTCGTCTGACGGTCGGACGCCCCGCGCGGCGCGGAGGCGGCCCGACCCGCGGGGCGGGAGCGTCGCGCGCCGCGGCGAACTAGAATCCCGCCATGGCCGCTCTCACCGACACCTTCGCCCGCATTCGGGTCGTGCTCGTCGGCCCGACGTACGACGGCAACCTCGGCCAAGTCGCGAGGGCGATGCGCAACTTCGGCCTGTCGCGGCTGACGCTCGTCGGCGGCAAGGCCGATCCGGACGCCGACGAGGCGCGGTGGTTCGCGCGCGCCGAAGGACAGGCGGTCCTCGACAACGTCGTCCGCCGCGACACGCTGGCCGAGGCGCTCGCCGACTGCCGCTGCGTGATCGGCACGTCGCGCCGCCAAGGGCACGCCCGCGGGCACGGCTCGTCGCCGGCCGACATCTTCGCCGCGACGACGCCGTGGAGCGCGCCGTGGGAGACCGCGATCGTCTTCGGGCGCGAGGCGCACGGCCTCTTCACGGAAGAGCTCGACCTCTGCCAGCATCACCTCGTGATCCCCTCCGACGAGGCCTGCCCGTCGCTCAACCTGGCGCACGCGGTTGTCGTCGTCGGCTACATGCTCTCCGAGGCCGCGCGGGCCGACCTCGCACGCCGCGCGGAGGCGGCGGTCTCCGACCCGGAGACCGACCCGGCGCCGCACGACGTGCTCGAGGCGATGTACGCGCAGGCGCGGCGCGTCTGGAAGCGGATCGGCTACATCCAGACGCCCAAGCCGAGCACGCACCTGCGCCGCTGGAGGCGGATCTTCGGCCGGGCGAAGCTGACCGAATCGGACGTGCGCGTCGTGCGCGCGATGCTCCACCAGACCGACTGGGTCGCGGAAATCGCCGAGATTCCGCAGGGCGGTCCGGAGGAGGCGCCGTCGGGATTCTTCGACAAGCACCGCGTCCATCTCTCCGTCGGCGCCGAGGAACGCGAGCCGGCGCCGTCGAACGGTCGCCCGCAGGACGCGGACGGGGACTGAGCGAGTTCTGACCGGCGTACAATCGCCCTTCGGTTCGCCGCGCGCGCGGCGGGAGGAGCGAGTGGCCGACATTCTGGCTTTCGAGAACATCCACAAGAGCTACGGCGACGTGGCCGCGGTGCGCGGCGTCTCGTTCGGCGTGCCGGAAGGGGAGGTCTTCGGCCTCCTCGGGCCGAACGGCGCCGGCAAGACGACGCTGATCCGCATCCTGATGGACATCATCCGCGCCGACGAAGGGCAGGTGAGGCTCTTCGGCGAGCCGCTCGACCGCGAGCAGCTCGACCGGATCGGCTACCTGCCGGAGGAGCGCGGCCTCTACAAGAAGCAGAAGGTCGCCGACGTCCTCGCCTACTTCGGTCAGCTCAAGGGGCTGCCGCACGGCGAGGCGCGCCGCCGCGCCGTCTTGTGGCTGAAGAAGGTCAACCTCGAGGAGACCGTCTCCTGGAACGTCGAGCGGCTCTCCAAGGGGATGGCGCAGAAGGTGCAGATCGCCGCGACGCTGCTCTTCGAGCCGCCGCTGGCGATCCTCGACGAGCCGTTCTCCGGGCTCGACCCGGTCAACGTGCGCCTCGTGCAGGACATCATCATCGAGCGCCGCCGCGCCGGCCTGACGACGATCCTCTCGACCCACCAGATGAACATGGTCGAGGCGCTGTGCGACCGCGTGGCCCTGATCAACAAGGGGCAGCTGATGGTCTACGGCGAGGTCGAGGCGGTGCGCGAGCGCTGGTCGAAGCCGGAAGTCCGCGTGGGGATGAACGGCGCGGAGCCGCCGGCGGTCGCCGGCGTGCTGCAGAAGCGGCGCGAGGACAACGGCAACTGGCGGCTGCTGCTCGACGAAGGGGTCCTGCCGGCGGTCGTGCTGCGCGACCTGGTCCAGGCGGGCGCGCCGGTCCAGCGGTTCGAGAAGGTCCTGGCGCCGATGGAAGACGTCTTCATCAACGTCGTCGAGGGGGTGCGGCAGTGATCCGCTGGCGCAAGGTCAAGGCCGTCGCGTCGTTCGAATTCCTTTCCACCGTCAAGCGGAAGGGATACCTCATCGCCACGTTCGGCATGCCGATCTTCATGCTCGCCTACGTGGCGGTGATCGGCTTCTTCAGCGGCTACGCCGTGGCGAAGAAGGAGAAGGAGATCAAGCTCTACGGCGTGGTGGACCACGCGCAGGTGCTGCGCCTCGAAGGGGACGCGGCCGCGCCGCTGCCGCCGCTGCCGAAGGAGATGCAGAACT
This is a stretch of genomic DNA from bacterium. It encodes these proteins:
- a CDS encoding DUF4912 domain-containing protein: MSDPESDTDALPAVSVPRRGQLESERARFAARADGGRLAEGLEPPPPTRVAAVRAFVRDPRHVVLVWSLPGGGPAAAPTRPTLRLLDETGAALHEGAADEPNGTRHVDVPPDRAMRAEVGAWSAEGSFAVWARSGWLRTPPELAGRRGDVARAVPPNVDLRALLAAEPPAGAGFRPSPPDDPAERLRARLAAAAVHGDPADDATRAAARAAAAPPVVAASRSLPVSAAAPAGPCGPALSSPVRSAASGAPPTAGAGREERDASAVIADADAPRVGPPAAEDAAAAGEEERAPSASAPIRLAPSSDAFLPPPDGSAR
- a CDS encoding DUF1957 domain-containing protein, yielding MSPRRGALVLMLHAHLPWVRHPEHPFFLEEHWLFEAVVETYLPLLESCRAMVRDGVPFRLTVDVSPTLAAMLADPLLRKRTTAYIDRLLDFLPREAERAAGNPALAKVVAFYRERLTRLRRLYVKTLDRDILAELSRLARDGVLELAACPATHPLLPLLMDRPALLRGQIRTAVREHERVFGVAPRGVWLPECAYAPPLERYLAEADLRWFVVDAHAFDAARPRPAAGVHAPLSTEYGVAAFARDIDSARQVWSAQFGYPGDPLYREFYRDAGWDLPADYVAPIIDPSGERMFTGLKYHRVTDRAGSRREIYDPDAARARADLHAGHFFDARVAAARALAARLGRPPVVVCPYDAELFGHWWFEGPWFLEQVVRKMAYDQDELELATPSDVLGRVPERSVASLEASSWGAGGYFEMWLTHANEGRLPALAAVEDRFLALLAEYEGRAPFVDRVLKQMAREVMLAEASDWAFLAAAGTASSYAQSRFRGHVDRFAALDRMLSEGALDEALVAECERRDPLFPSLDLADFV
- a CDS encoding TrmJ/YjtD family RNA methyltransferase yields the protein MAALTDTFARIRVVLVGPTYDGNLGQVARAMRNFGLSRLTLVGGKADPDADEARWFARAEGQAVLDNVVRRDTLAEALADCRCVIGTSRRQGHARGHGSSPADIFAATTPWSAPWETAIVFGREAHGLFTEELDLCQHHLVIPSDEACPSLNLAHAVVVVGYMLSEAARADLARRAEAAVSDPETDPAPHDVLEAMYAQARRVWKRIGYIQTPKPSTHLRRWRRIFGRAKLTESDVRVVRAMLHQTDWVAEIAEIPQGGPEEAPSGFFDKHRVHLSVGAEEREPAPSNGRPQDADGD
- a CDS encoding ATP-binding cassette domain-containing protein — protein: MADILAFENIHKSYGDVAAVRGVSFGVPEGEVFGLLGPNGAGKTTLIRILMDIIRADEGQVRLFGEPLDREQLDRIGYLPEERGLYKKQKVADVLAYFGQLKGLPHGEARRRAVLWLKKVNLEETVSWNVERLSKGMAQKVQIAATLLFEPPLAILDEPFSGLDPVNVRLVQDIIIERRRAGLTTILSTHQMNMVEALCDRVALINKGQLMVYGEVEAVRERWSKPEVRVGMNGAEPPAVAGVLQKRREDNGNWRLLLDEGVLPAVVLRDLVQAGAPVQRFEKVLAPMEDVFINVVEGVRQ